The following are encoded in a window of Fretibacter rubidus genomic DNA:
- a CDS encoding RNA polymerase sigma factor, protein MAFAVETLHTDDRPHFREDGISMEESGVIRRGGYVVSQKSLSAAKRDAIWLSDIATKQDAKALSDLFEVYGPKLKGWLMARGVGSGTAEDIIQDVMIKVWTRAELFDPSKASFATWVYRMTRNRWIDHKRKHGRMDVRDPELMKIIADDEVPSAEDHFINDQDAEMLHAQIARLNQNQQDAIRMAFIEFKTHKEISEETGLPLGTVKTRIRSAIQTLQANMKKT, encoded by the coding sequence ATGGCCTTTGCAGTAGAAACCCTTCATACTGATGATAGACCTCATTTTAGAGAGGACGGGATCAGTATGGAAGAGAGTGGAGTTATACGGCGCGGGGGATACGTCGTATCACAAAAAAGTTTAAGCGCAGCCAAGCGTGATGCAATCTGGCTGAGCGATATTGCAACAAAGCAAGACGCCAAAGCGTTGTCTGATTTATTTGAAGTTTACGGGCCTAAATTAAAGGGCTGGTTGATGGCGCGCGGTGTTGGGTCTGGCACGGCCGAGGATATTATTCAAGACGTCATGATCAAGGTCTGGACCCGGGCCGAATTGTTTGATCCGTCCAAGGCCAGCTTTGCGACATGGGTTTACCGCATGACGCGTAACCGTTGGATTGACCATAAACGTAAACATGGCCGCATGGATGTACGTGATCCTGAATTGATGAAAATTATTGCCGATGACGAAGTGCCGTCTGCCGAAGATCATTTTATCAATGATCAAGACGCTGAGATGCTGCATGCTCAAATTGCGCGGCTGAACCAAAATCAGCAAGATGCCATCCGCATGGCCTTTATCGAATTTAAAACGCATAAAGAAATTTCCGAGGAGACTGGCCTGCCGCTTGGCACGGTCAAGACCCGTATTCGAAGTGCGATCCAAACGCTACAAGCCAATATGAAAAAGACGTGA
- the ettA gene encoding energy-dependent translational throttle protein EttA: MARQFCYHMQGLTKKFGNKTILDNVHLSFYPDAKIGLVGVNGAGKSTLMKVMAGVDTEVTGEHWAAEGVKVGYLPQEPHLNKDKDVWGNVIEGCEDKAIFDSYNAVAAKMAEEYTDELMEEMTALQEKVDAHDAWDIDSKIEMAMQALRCPPKDNPVDTLSGGEARRVALCQLLLSKPDLMLLDEPTNHLDAETVAWLENYLIKYQGAIILITHDRYFLDNITGWTLEIDRGRGIPHEGNYSSWLAAKAKRMDQEGREGDSKTKALKRELEWIRSNPKARQAKSKARISAYENLRDEADKEVVSHAEIRIPMGERLGNIVVEANNVSKGFGDKLLIKDLSFKLPRGGIVGVIGPNGAGKTTLFKMITGEEKPDEGTFKVGETVELGYVDQNRAALDPSKNIWEAISDGLDIIVMGKREVPSRAYVGSFNFKGTDQQKNVGQLSGGERNRVNLAKMLTKPANLLLLDEPTNDLDRETLASLEVALEKFPGCAVVISHDRFFLDRVATHILAYEGDSHVEWFEGNFADYIEDKKRRLGPDADMPKKLKFVKFDR, encoded by the coding sequence ATGGCCCGTCAATTCTGTTACCATATGCAAGGCCTAACGAAGAAGTTCGGCAATAAGACTATCCTGGATAATGTGCATTTATCTTTCTATCCCGACGCCAAAATTGGCCTTGTCGGTGTGAACGGCGCGGGTAAATCGACCCTTATGAAAGTCATGGCGGGTGTTGATACCGAAGTCACGGGCGAGCATTGGGCGGCAGAGGGCGTCAAAGTGGGCTACCTTCCGCAGGAACCGCATCTGAATAAAGACAAAGATGTTTGGGGCAATGTCATTGAAGGGTGCGAGGACAAAGCCATCTTTGATTCTTATAACGCCGTTGCCGCCAAAATGGCCGAAGAATACACAGATGAATTAATGGAGGAGATGACGGCCCTTCAAGAAAAAGTCGACGCGCATGATGCGTGGGATATTGACAGTAAAATTGAAATGGCGATGCAGGCGTTGCGCTGCCCGCCCAAGGATAATCCCGTTGACACGCTGTCGGGCGGTGAAGCCCGCCGCGTGGCGCTGTGCCAATTGTTGTTGTCAAAGCCTGATTTGATGTTACTTGATGAACCGACCAACCACTTGGACGCTGAAACTGTGGCGTGGCTGGAAAACTACCTCATTAAATATCAGGGCGCGATTATCCTCATTACCCATGACCGTTACTTCCTTGATAACATCACGGGCTGGACGCTAGAAATTGACCGCGGTCGCGGCATTCCTCACGAAGGCAATTATTCAAGCTGGCTGGCGGCCAAAGCCAAACGCATGGATCAAGAAGGCCGCGAGGGTGATAGTAAGACAAAGGCGTTAAAGCGCGAGCTGGAATGGATCCGCTCTAATCCCAAAGCGCGCCAAGCCAAGTCAAAAGCCCGTATTTCCGCCTATGAAAATCTGCGCGACGAAGCCGATAAGGAAGTTGTGTCACATGCTGAAATTCGTATCCCAATGGGCGAGCGGCTTGGTAACATCGTTGTCGAAGCCAATAATGTCTCCAAAGGTTTTGGTGACAAGCTGCTGATCAAAGATTTGTCTTTCAAGCTTCCGCGCGGCGGTATCGTCGGCGTTATCGGCCCTAATGGTGCGGGTAAAACGACTCTGTTTAAAATGATAACGGGCGAAGAAAAGCCCGATGAAGGCACCTTCAAAGTCGGCGAGACGGTCGAGCTTGGTTATGTCGATCAAAACCGCGCAGCCCTCGACCCGTCAAAAAACATTTGGGAAGCCATTTCCGACGGTCTTGATATTATCGTGATGGGCAAACGCGAAGTGCCGTCGCGCGCCTATGTTGGCTCGTTTAATTTCAAAGGCACGGATCAGCAGAAAAATGTTGGGCAGTTGTCTGGCGGGGAACGTAACCGTGTGAACCTCGCGAAAATGTTGACCAAGCCCGCGAACCTTTTGTTACTTGATGAACCGACGAACGATTTGGACCGCGAAACACTCGCGTCACTCGAGGTTGCGCTGGAAAAATTCCCAGGCTGTGCCGTGGTTATTTCTCATGACCGGTTCTTCCTTGACCGCGTGGCGACCCATATCCTGGCCTATGAAGGCGATAGCCATGTCGAATGGTTTGAAGGCAACTTTGCGGATTACATCGAAGACAAAAAGCGCCGCCTCGGCCCCGACGCCGACATGCCCAAGAAACTAAAGTTCGTGAAATTTGATCGGTAG
- a CDS encoding peptidylprolyl isomerase encodes MMSRFLLSTCAALAFSVSACAAEAPQDSATVAPTASVTTTADVSAPDSAWRTVDPENLMLIDTEYGMIGVELFPEIAPKHVEQIKTLTRQNFYDFITFHRVIEGFMNQTGDPKGDGTGDSDLPDIEGEFTFRRSPSMPIELIGAQPVDPRSPSKGEVGVGFYKGLPVASQPASQAILTKDGKVDAFAIHCKGVTSMARSQNPNSGNSQFFLMRDTASHLDTQYSIWGNTVMGRNLLTKIKVGNAGEGGFVPDAMKTVRIAADLPEGERPTVQVMKVDSAAFDQFMATQKKADGKYPEICDIAVPTRTL; translated from the coding sequence ATGATGTCTCGTTTTCTTCTCTCGACCTGTGCCGCCTTGGCGTTTTCTGTTTCAGCCTGCGCAGCAGAGGCCCCGCAAGATAGTGCAACTGTGGCGCCGACCGCGTCTGTGACAACGACGGCTGATGTCTCTGCGCCTGATAGTGCGTGGCGGACTGTTGACCCTGAAAACCTAATGTTGATTGACACCGAATACGGGATGATTGGCGTCGAGCTTTTTCCTGAAATTGCTCCCAAACATGTTGAGCAGATTAAAACGCTGACGCGTCAAAACTTCTATGATTTCATCACCTTTCACCGCGTGATTGAAGGGTTCATGAACCAGACAGGTGATCCTAAGGGTGACGGTACGGGCGATAGCGATTTGCCGGATATTGAGGGTGAATTTACCTTCCGCCGCTCGCCGTCCATGCCAATTGAGCTGATTGGCGCGCAACCCGTTGACCCACGCAGCCCGTCCAAAGGCGAAGTCGGCGTAGGCTTTTACAAAGGTCTGCCTGTGGCGAGCCAACCCGCTAGCCAAGCGATTTTGACCAAAGACGGTAAAGTCGATGCTTTTGCTATTCACTGCAAAGGTGTGACATCCATGGCGCGCTCGCAAAACCCTAATAGCGGTAACAGCCAGTTCTTCCTCATGCGTGATACGGCGTCTCATTTGGACACGCAATATTCCATCTGGGGCAATACTGTCATGGGCCGTAATCTGCTGACGAAGATTAAAGTCGGCAATGCGGGCGAGGGCGGCTTCGTGCCTGACGCGATGAAAACTGTCCGTATTGCGGCTGACCTGCCCGAAGGTGAGCGCCCGACTGTACAAGTCATGAAAGTCGATAGCGCAGCTTTTGATCAATTCATGGCGACGCAGAAAAAAGCTGACGGGAAATATCCTGAAATTTGCGACATCGCTGTGCCTACCCGCACACTCTAA
- a CDS encoding peptidylprolyl isomerase, whose translation MADTLTLTIDTNSGEPADVVIKLRPDLAPSHVKQISRLVGEGFYDGLTFHRVIDGFMAQGGCPDGTGMGGADTKIPAEFSSEPHVRGVCSMARSQNPNSASSQFFICLDDATFLDKQYTVWGVVESGMDTVDAIPKGEPPRYPGKIVKATIS comes from the coding sequence ATGGCTGATACACTGACTTTGACCATTGATACCAATAGCGGCGAGCCTGCGGATGTTGTTATCAAACTTCGCCCAGATCTTGCGCCGTCCCATGTCAAACAAATCTCTCGTCTTGTCGGCGAAGGATTTTATGACGGACTAACATTTCACCGCGTAATCGACGGCTTTATGGCCCAAGGTGGCTGTCCTGACGGGACAGGCATGGGTGGTGCTGATACAAAAATCCCGGCTGAGTTCTCAAGCGAGCCGCATGTGCGCGGTGTGTGTTCTATGGCGCGTAGCCAGAACCCAAATTCCGCAAGCAGCCAGTTTTTCATCTGCCTTGATGACGCGACATTCCTGGATAAGCAATATACAGTGTGGGGCGTGGTCGAGAGCGGTATGGACACGGTAGACGCCATCCCAAAAGGCGAGCCACCCCGTTACCCCGGTAAAATCGTCAAAGCAACGATCAGCTAA
- a CDS encoding beta strand repeat-containing protein, which translates to MTFSKSFLLSLSSVSFLAISAGQAFAQDNDVAAYDGTLEPSCTTGSIQQFDGDGRNGNVVGGSQLCIGTNSDSNVINGLQNTLGAGGFRNYVNGVGNVMGNNTRNSIITGIGNTIGVNTDSNLLVGQASTIGDFTSNSLISGQSISLGFGNFGMLVGGSGHQIGDSNGGSVISGASHIFGFGNGRNAVSGTGNQFGASNRNNAVSGENNVFFDNARYNLVSGESNTIGNNVEHSAIIGTGHVIGDDLSSSFVSGARNIIGITLVDSTVMGDDNTVGDFVLNSAVIGNNNTLGGGVINDEQTGVFVMGGENSVDGSLSTVTGFFNSINGQTSGNNHIVGTAQNITGLGNFAAGGFFGQASAITGDFNISMGASNVVTATNSVAIGGSNTVLADNGVAIGFGSVATLDVGAAQAAYNGIIIGGITLTEGVDATGGEMGIGNRLLTGVADGGIFAGSDNAVNGHQMFQLATQVQTLTSMGGGNTALINSNLAAIGALQTLVGAQGNTISNNATLIGNNTTAIGGNTTAIGANTTAIGGNTTAIGTNTAAITGNTAAITTNTGAIATNTGAIAGNTAAIATNTAAIATNTSDIATNTDAIATNTDAIASITTDITDVTDRVAANEDNIAAEQQRNSAQDNAIAMNSSRGLANAGAILSNTNAISENRGLIDRNFGLIADNQEAITDLEGGLASVAALPDMYLSPNAKWSAAGGVGFYGDEVGVGATLAIRGNDNWAFGASIAKGGDAVSGKLQARFEGF; encoded by the coding sequence ATGACATTTTCTAAATCATTTCTTCTTTCACTCTCCAGCGTGAGCTTCTTAGCGATCAGCGCGGGGCAAGCCTTCGCACAGGACAATGATGTCGCGGCCTATGACGGCACGCTAGAGCCGAGTTGCACGACGGGGTCTATTCAACAATTTGACGGGGACGGTCGCAACGGCAATGTCGTGGGCGGTAGCCAGCTTTGTATCGGGACAAATTCGGATAGCAATGTTATCAACGGCCTACAGAACACACTCGGTGCGGGCGGGTTTCGCAATTATGTCAATGGCGTCGGCAACGTCATGGGCAATAATACGCGCAACAGCATTATTACCGGCATAGGCAATACAATCGGGGTAAACACCGACAGTAATCTACTTGTTGGGCAAGCCAGTACAATTGGTGACTTTACATCCAACAGCCTGATTAGTGGGCAGTCAATTTCCTTAGGTTTTGGTAACTTTGGAATGTTGGTCGGCGGGTCTGGCCACCAGATTGGCGATAGTAATGGCGGCAGCGTTATTTCAGGCGCGAGTCATATTTTTGGCTTTGGTAATGGTCGTAATGCAGTGTCTGGTACGGGCAATCAATTTGGCGCGAGCAATCGTAACAATGCGGTTTCTGGTGAAAATAACGTCTTCTTTGATAACGCTCGATATAATCTTGTGTCAGGTGAGAGCAATACAATCGGCAATAATGTCGAACATAGCGCAATCATCGGCACGGGCCATGTCATTGGGGACGATTTGAGCAGTTCATTTGTGTCTGGTGCTAGAAACATAATTGGGATCACTTTGGTCGATTCGACTGTGATGGGTGATGACAACACAGTGGGTGATTTCGTCCTGAATTCTGCTGTCATCGGCAATAATAATACTCTGGGCGGTGGTGTCATCAATGACGAACAAACTGGTGTTTTTGTTATGGGCGGCGAAAACTCTGTTGATGGCAGCTTGTCTACGGTCACGGGATTTTTCAATAGTATTAACGGCCAAACATCCGGCAATAATCATATTGTCGGCACAGCACAGAATATCACAGGTCTTGGTAATTTTGCTGCTGGCGGCTTTTTTGGCCAAGCTTCTGCTATTACAGGAGATTTCAATATCTCTATGGGGGCGAGTAACGTGGTGACCGCGACCAATTCAGTTGCGATTGGCGGGTCCAACACAGTCTTGGCCGATAACGGCGTCGCGATTGGGTTTGGATCTGTCGCAACGCTGGATGTGGGGGCCGCACAGGCAGCCTATAACGGGATTATAATTGGCGGCATAACCCTAACCGAAGGCGTCGATGCAACAGGCGGTGAGATGGGAATCGGTAACCGCCTGCTGACCGGGGTTGCAGACGGCGGGATATTTGCAGGGTCTGATAATGCCGTAAACGGGCACCAGATGTTCCAACTTGCCACCCAAGTGCAAACGCTGACGTCGATGGGGGGTGGTAATACGGCGCTCATTAATAGTAATCTGGCCGCGATTGGCGCGTTGCAAACGCTTGTCGGGGCACAAGGTAATACGATCAGCAATAACGCGACCTTGATCGGGAATAACACCACCGCGATTGGCGGCAATACGACAGCCATTGGTGCCAATACAACGGCGATTGGTGGTAATACCACCGCGATTGGCACCAATACGGCCGCCATTACAGGTAACACCGCTGCGATTACGACCAACACAGGCGCTATTGCAACGAACACGGGTGCCATAGCCGGGAACACAGCCGCAATTGCCACCAATACAGCCGCCATAGCGACTAACACGTCTGATATTGCGACAAATACGGACGCTATTGCGACGAATACCGATGCGATTGCTTCTATCACAACTGATATTACAGATGTCACTGACCGCGTGGCGGCGAATGAGGATAATATTGCGGCCGAGCAGCAACGTAATAGCGCACAAGACAATGCTATAGCGATGAACAGTTCTCGCGGCCTCGCCAATGCGGGCGCCATCTTATCCAACACCAATGCAATTTCGGAAAACCGGGGTTTGATTGACCGGAACTTTGGACTAATCGCGGATAACCAAGAGGCGATTACGGATCTTGAAGGCGGCTTAGCCTCTGTCGCGGCGCTACCTGATATGTATCTGTCGCCCAATGCCAAATGGTCAGCGGCTGGCGGTGTCGGTTTTTACGGTGATGAAGTCGGTGTCGGCGCGACGCTTGCCATACGTGGCAATGATAATTGGGCTTTCGGGGCGTCCATTGCCAAAGGCGGCGACGCTGTGTCTGGTAAATTACAGGCCCGTTTCGAGGGCTTTTAG
- a CDS encoding cupin domain-containing protein has translation MTMSALRSPSTAVDSLDDFANGRLSVAKHLMLVCQSEISPDIAQEIAFTEEVSASLMMDSPHSRSLTPEFIGNVLAALPEVRAGVISRNDNQNPRLSMAPPTLRDILGHGLRDMKWRSFIPGVATHDIVGDRAYDGDRLYLMKVKAGMKMPEHDHNGEEWTLILKGGYRVNGQRFTRGDLHVAYNDNSHAPEIEAGEDCICLVMTQGKLKMQSAIGRLLQPLLGI, from the coding sequence ATGACCATGTCCGCCCTACGTTCGCCCTCTACAGCCGTTGACAGTCTTGATGATTTTGCAAATGGTCGCCTTAGCGTGGCCAAGCATCTAATGTTGGTGTGTCAATCCGAAATTTCGCCTGATATCGCCCAAGAGATTGCTTTTACAGAAGAGGTCTCAGCGTCTTTGATGATGGATAGCCCCCATTCGCGATCGCTAACCCCCGAATTTATCGGCAATGTTCTGGCCGCTTTGCCAGAGGTGAGAGCGGGCGTGATTAGTCGCAATGATAACCAAAATCCGCGACTATCCATGGCACCGCCAACCTTGCGTGATATTTTGGGCCATGGTCTGCGTGATATGAAATGGCGGTCTTTTATCCCAGGTGTTGCGACCCATGATATTGTCGGTGATCGTGCCTATGACGGTGACCGGCTATATTTGATGAAGGTAAAAGCGGGCATGAAAATGCCCGAACATGATCACAACGGCGAAGAATGGACATTGATTTTAAAGGGCGGTTACCGTGTCAACGGACAACGCTTTACGCGCGGTGATCTACATGTTGCTTATAATGACAACAGCCACGCACCAGAGATTGAGGCGGGCGAAGATTGTATTTGCCTTGTGATGACGCAGGGTAAGCTGAAAATGCAATCGGCGATTGGTCGACTATTGCAACCGCTCTTAGGTATATAG
- a CDS encoding helix-turn-helix transcriptional regulator, translating to MLRTEKGLSRKELADAVGVNFQTIGYLERGDYNASLELAFKLAEYFDVPIDMAFSPRPFKTLAEELAAAKRAAE from the coding sequence ATGTTACGCACTGAAAAAGGCCTGTCTCGCAAAGAACTGGCGGATGCTGTGGGCGTAAACTTTCAAACCATCGGCTATTTGGAACGCGGGGATTACAATGCCTCGCTGGAGCTGGCGTTTAAATTGGCAGAATATTTCGACGTGCCAATTGATATGGCGTTTAGCCCGCGCCCGTTCAAAACACTCGCCGAAGAACTGGCTGCGGCCAAGCGCGCAGCAGAGTAA
- the coaD gene encoding pantetheine-phosphate adenylyltransferase has product MTDHSPQKRTALYPGTFDPMTLGHLDIIKRASNLCDKLVVAVAINRGKNPLFALDERVEMVENAVAPLRELIEVEVLPFEGLLIHFVESVGATTIVRGLRAVSDFEYEFQMAGMNDRLNPDIETVFLMADPQYQTIASRLVKEIARLGGDVGQFVTPEVEHRLKDKYS; this is encoded by the coding sequence ATGACAGACCATTCCCCTCAAAAACGGACCGCGCTTTATCCAGGCACATTTGACCCCATGACATTGGGGCATTTGGATATTATCAAACGGGCCAGCAATCTCTGTGACAAGCTGGTCGTTGCCGTTGCCATCAATCGGGGCAAGAACCCGCTTTTCGCCTTGGATGAACGTGTTGAGATGGTCGAAAACGCTGTCGCCCCGCTGCGCGAGCTTATCGAGGTCGAGGTGCTGCCGTTTGAAGGTCTACTGATACATTTTGTTGAAAGTGTCGGCGCAACCACTATTGTGCGCGGCTTAAGGGCTGTTTCGGATTTCGAATATGAATTCCAAATGGCCGGAATGAATGACCGTCTTAACCCGGATATTGAAACTGTGTTCCTAATGGCTGACCCGCAATACCAAACCATTGCGTCCCGCCTTGTGAAAGAAATCGCCCGCCTTGGCGGTGATGTCGGACAGTTTGTAACGCCCGAGGTTGAGCACCGCCTAAAGGATAAATACTCATGA
- the uvrB gene encoding excinuclease ABC subunit UvrB translates to MPTAANTNTPKHPAIWVPHRPDRPEKSEGGKTFQLVSEFEPKGDQPKAIKALCDGLSDYERDQVLLGVTGSGKTFTMAKIIEQTQRPALILAPNKTLAAQLYGEFKNFFPNNAVEYFVSYYDYYQPEAYVPRTDTFIEKDSSVNEQIDRMRHAATRAILERDDVIIVASVSCIYGIGSVETYTEMTIDVAVEQSLDPREFMAQLVALQYARNDLAFQRGTFRVRGDTIELFPAHYDDMAWRIDFFGDDIDSIVEFDPLTGKTGRKLDRVRIYANSHYVTPRPTVQAAMKGIKAELATRLAQFEAEGKLLEAQRLQQRTEFDLEMLAAQGFCTGIENYSRYLTGRAPGEPPPTMFEYLPENALLFTDESHVSVPQIGGMSRGDANRKGTLAEHGFRLPSCIDNRPLKFEEWDAMRPQTVHVSATPGDWEMERTGGVFVEQVIRPTGLIDPPVEIRPVAKDGASQVDDVIDEVQRVAAKGFRSLITTLTKKMAEDLTDYMHDQGIRVRYMHSDIDTLERIDIIRDLRLGVFDVLIGINLLREGLDIPECAFVGILDADKEGFLRSETSLIQTIGRAARNSEARVVLYADKITGSMERAMSETERRRERQIAHNEKHGITPTTVLRGVIDVVGDSEAGEEVKANAKRYTKSGQLTKQALREMGKIREAAEPGQEGFAGANLTAVLADLEKQMFVAAENLEFEEAARIRDEIKQLTDA, encoded by the coding sequence ATGCCAACTGCTGCGAATACAAATACGCCGAAACACCCTGCAATATGGGTGCCACATCGCCCCGACCGTCCTGAAAAATCGGAAGGCGGTAAGACATTTCAGCTTGTGTCAGAATTTGAACCCAAAGGCGACCAGCCCAAAGCGATTAAAGCACTCTGCGACGGTCTGTCTGACTATGAACGCGACCAAGTCCTGCTGGGGGTTACGGGGTCTGGCAAAACCTTCACAATGGCAAAGATTATAGAGCAGACCCAGCGCCCTGCCCTGATCTTAGCGCCAAATAAGACGCTCGCCGCGCAGCTTTACGGGGAATTTAAAAACTTCTTTCCCAATAATGCCGTGGAATATTTCGTATCCTATTACGATTACTATCAACCCGAAGCTTATGTCCCGCGCACGGACACCTTTATTGAAAAAGATAGTAGCGTGAATGAACAAATTGACCGTATGCGCCACGCCGCGACACGGGCTATTTTGGAACGTGATGACGTGATTATCGTTGCGTCAGTCTCCTGTATTTACGGTATTGGATCGGTTGAAACCTATACAGAAATGACCATTGATGTCGCCGTGGAACAATCGCTCGACCCGCGTGAATTTATGGCGCAGCTCGTGGCTCTGCAATATGCGCGTAATGATTTGGCGTTTCAACGCGGGACATTTCGCGTGCGCGGCGACACGATAGAACTGTTCCCTGCCCACTATGACGATATGGCGTGGCGCATTGATTTCTTTGGCGATGACATTGACAGCATCGTCGAATTTGACCCGTTGACGGGGAAGACAGGGCGCAAGCTAGACCGCGTCCGCATCTATGCCAATAGCCACTACGTCACCCCGCGCCCGACTGTGCAGGCCGCGATGAAAGGCATCAAAGCCGAGCTTGCAACACGATTGGCCCAATTTGAGGCGGAAGGCAAATTACTGGAAGCGCAACGCCTGCAACAACGCACAGAATTTGATTTGGAAATGCTGGCCGCCCAAGGGTTCTGCACGGGTATCGAGAACTATTCGCGTTACCTCACCGGCCGCGCACCCGGCGAGCCGCCGCCCACCATGTTTGAATATCTGCCCGAAAATGCCCTTCTCTTTACCGATGAAAGCCATGTCTCTGTGCCGCAAATTGGCGGCATGAGCCGGGGCGATGCCAACCGCAAAGGCACATTGGCAGAGCATGGTTTCCGTCTGCCAAGTTGTATCGATAACCGCCCGCTGAAATTTGAAGAATGGGACGCTATGCGCCCGCAAACCGTGCATGTATCGGCCACTCCGGGCGATTGGGAAATGGAACGTACGGGCGGTGTGTTTGTCGAACAAGTCATTCGCCCTACGGGCCTGATTGACCCGCCCGTTGAAATTCGTCCCGTGGCCAAAGACGGCGCGTCACAAGTTGATGACGTCATTGATGAAGTGCAGCGCGTGGCCGCCAAAGGCTTCCGCTCGCTGATTACCACTTTGACCAAAAAAATGGCCGAAGATTTGACCGACTACATGCACGACCAAGGCATTCGCGTTCGCTATATGCATAGCGATATCGACACATTGGAGCGCATAGATATCATCCGCGATTTGCGCCTGGGTGTGTTTGATGTGCTTATCGGGATTAACTTGTTGCGCGAGGGGCTCGACATCCCTGAATGTGCCTTTGTCGGGATATTAGACGCGGATAAGGAAGGCTTCTTACGTTCTGAAACATCGCTTATCCAAACCATTGGCCGCGCCGCGCGCAATTCCGAGGCGCGCGTTGTGCTTTACGCTGATAAAATCACTGGCTCTATGGAACGCGCGATGAGCGAGACCGAACGCCGCCGTGAACGTCAAATCGCACATAATGAAAAACACGGCATCACGCCGACTACTGTGTTGCGCGGTGTTATCGATGTTGTCGGTGATAGCGAGGCGGGCGAAGAAGTGAAAGCCAATGCCAAGCGCTACACGAAATCTGGGCAATTGACCAAGCAAGCCCTGCGAGAGATGGGTAAAATCCGCGAAGCCGCAGAACCCGGCCAAGAAGGCTTTGCAGGCGCGAACCTCACCGCTGTTCTGGCGGATCTTGAAAAACAAATGTTTGTCGCGGCCGAAAACTTAGAGTTTGAAGAAGCCGCAAGGATTAGGGATGAAATTAAGCAGCTGACGGATGCTTAG